The Gammaproteobacteria bacterium genome has a segment encoding these proteins:
- a CDS encoding NAD(P)/FAD-dependent oxidoreductase yields MIRLSNLKLGLDHTEQDLANIIMFTLKIRSEQLINTTIFRRGIDARKKRNIILLYTVDVETTDDAMLLERFSDNQSVKATPDMEYKYVTSAVEDFGDRPVVIGFGPCGIFVGLILAQMGFRPIILDRGKEVRERTKDTFGFWRKKELNTESNVQFGEGGAGTFSDGKLSTQIKDRKHYCRKVLNEFVDAGAPEEILYVSKPHIGTFKLVTMVEKIRAKIIELGGEIRFSARVDDLDIEDGQIVGLTLNGGDKIKSKHIALAIGHSARDTFDMIHQKGVYIEAKPFSVGFRIEHKQALIDEACFGKSAGHPVLGSADYKLVHHCKNGRSVYSFCMCPGGTVVAATSEENRVVTNGMSQYSRNEMNANSAIVVGIDPSDFPGDPLAGVELQRQLESAAFKLGGENYDAPAQLVGDFMKGKSSEQLGAVNPSYKPGIKLTDLTSLLPDYCNEALREALPAFNRKIHGFAMDEATLTGVETRTSSPICIKRDREYQSINVRGLFPAGEGAGYAGGIMSAAIDGIKVAEAMALSINGEPTA; encoded by the coding sequence ATGATACGACTTTCCAACTTAAAACTGGGCTTAGATCACACAGAACAAGATCTGGCTAACATCATCATGTTTACGCTTAAAATACGCAGTGAGCAATTAATTAATACCACTATTTTCCGCCGCGGTATCGATGCGCGTAAGAAGCGTAATATCATTTTGCTATATACCGTTGATGTTGAAACGACAGATGATGCGATGTTATTAGAGCGATTTAGTGACAATCAAAGTGTTAAAGCAACGCCAGACATGGAATATAAGTATGTTACCAGCGCCGTAGAAGACTTTGGTGACCGTCCTGTGGTGATAGGTTTTGGCCCTTGTGGGATTTTTGTCGGGCTTATTTTGGCTCAAATGGGCTTTCGACCAATCATCCTTGACCGTGGCAAGGAAGTGCGTGAACGAACCAAAGATACTTTTGGTTTTTGGCGTAAAAAGGAACTCAATACCGAATCTAATGTTCAGTTTGGTGAAGGCGGTGCTGGCACTTTTTCTGATGGTAAATTGTCGACTCAAATTAAAGATCGTAAGCATTATTGCCGTAAGGTACTTAATGAATTCGTTGATGCAGGCGCGCCGGAAGAAATTCTGTACGTCAGCAAGCCGCACATCGGTACGTTCAAATTAGTCACCATGGTTGAGAAAATTCGCGCTAAGATTATCGAGCTTGGCGGTGAAATTCGCTTTAGTGCCCGAGTTGACGATTTGGACATTGAAGACGGTCAAATCGTTGGGTTAACGCTTAACGGTGGCGACAAGATTAAGTCGAAACATATCGCGCTGGCAATTGGCCATAGTGCGCGTGATACCTTTGATATGATCCACCAAAAAGGGGTCTACATTGAAGCTAAGCCGTTTTCTGTTGGTTTTAGAATTGAACACAAACAAGCGCTAATCGATGAAGCCTGCTTTGGCAAGTCGGCTGGTCATCCGGTATTGGGATCTGCAGATTACAAATTAGTGCACCATTGTAAAAATGGCCGTTCTGTTTATAGTTTTTGTATGTGTCCCGGTGGTACGGTGGTTGCGGCGACCTCAGAAGAAAATCGCGTGGTTACTAATGGCATGAGCCAATATTCACGTAACGAAATGAATGCCAACAGTGCAATTGTGGTCGGTATTGATCCGAGTGATTTCCCGGGTGACCCATTGGCCGGAGTTGAACTGCAACGTCAGCTAGAAAGTGCTGCGTTTAAGTTAGGTGGTGAAAATTACGATGCGCCTGCGCAACTTGTTGGTGATTTTATGAAAGGTAAATCGTCTGAACAGTTAGGTGCTGTTAATCCATCATACAAACCGGGGATCAAATTAACCGACTTGACCAGCTTATTACCTGACTATTGTAATGAAGCCTTGCGCGAAGCCTTGCCGGCCTTCAATCGTAAAATTCATGGTTTTGCGATGGATGAAGCGACGTTAACTGGGGTAGAGACACGAACTTCGTCACCTATCTGCATTAAGCGTGACCGTGAGTATCAAAGTATTAATGTTCGCGGATTGTTTCCTGCTGGTGAAGGCGCAGGTTATGCTGGCGGTATTATGTCTGCTGCAATTGATGGGATTAAAGTGGCCGAAGCGATGGCATTAAGTATTAATGGCGAGCCAACGGCTTAA
- a CDS encoding ferredoxin family protein, whose protein sequence is MTFVVTDNCILCKYTDCVSVCPADAFHQGPNFLAINPDDCIDCDLCTPECPAGAIVQEDELAVDQQNFVELNAELAQLWPKITEVIAAPADADQWNGVSDKLQYLVIE, encoded by the coding sequence ATGACATTCGTCGTCACCGACAATTGTATTTTATGCAAATATACCGATTGTGTATCTGTCTGTCCTGCTGACGCATTTCACCAAGGGCCAAATTTTTTAGCGATTAACCCTGACGATTGTATTGATTGCGATTTGTGCACTCCAGAATGCCCCGCCGGTGCAATTGTTCAAGAAGATGAGTTGGCAGTAGACCAGCAAAACTTTGTTGAACTAAACGCCGAACTCGCGCAGCTGTGGCCGAAAATAACCGAGGTAATTGCCGCCCCTGCTGATGCCGACCAATGGAATGGCGTTAGCGACAAACTGCAATACCTCGTCATTGAGTAA
- a CDS encoding DUF924 domain-containing protein, whose protein sequence is MYNEILRFWFEELSPAQWWIKDLALDQLIERRFGEIHHKASLCELYTWREEARGRLAEIIVLDQFSRNIYRESPLAFACDPLALSLAQHAISLGADQELPPQQRNFIYLPLMHSESLLIHQTALELYTSNALADNLNFEIRHHKIIEQFGRYPHRNEILGRESTAQERSFLKQSGSSF, encoded by the coding sequence ATGTATAATGAAATATTACGCTTTTGGTTTGAAGAATTAAGCCCAGCACAATGGTGGATAAAAGATCTAGCGCTGGACCAACTGATTGAGCGGCGTTTTGGCGAAATACACCACAAAGCAAGCTTATGTGAATTATATACTTGGCGTGAAGAAGCGCGCGGTCGACTGGCTGAAATCATTGTACTGGATCAGTTTTCTCGTAACATCTACCGCGAATCACCCTTAGCCTTCGCTTGTGACCCCTTGGCATTATCTTTAGCTCAGCACGCCATCAGCCTCGGTGCTGACCAAGAATTACCACCGCAACAACGCAATTTTATCTATTTACCATTAATGCATAGCGAATCATTATTAATCCACCAAACAGCACTCGAGCTATATACCAGCAACGCGTTAGCCGATAATTTAAACTTTGAGATCCGTCATCATAAAATAATTGAGCAGTTTGGTCGCTACCCTCACCGCAACGAAATCCTTGGCAGAGAGTCAACAGCCCAAGAACGGTCGTTTTTAAAGCAATCAGGTAGTAGTTTTTAA
- a CDS encoding acyl-CoA thioesterase, which yields MNKPQRELTLRFLAEPQDVNFGGKVHGGAVMKWIDLAAYACAAGWSGRYCITAYAGGIRFVAPIHVGSLVEVTGKVIYTGNSSMHIALEVTACDPKSLNKRLTTHCIVIMVAVDEAGQSIQVPKWEPESESDKRQYTAAVKLMEMRKQIGEEMQIFVD from the coding sequence ATGAATAAGCCTCAGCGTGAACTGACGTTACGATTTTTAGCAGAGCCACAGGACGTAAATTTTGGCGGCAAAGTACATGGCGGCGCCGTCATGAAATGGATCGATTTAGCAGCTTACGCCTGTGCTGCAGGATGGAGTGGTCGTTACTGTATTACGGCCTATGCCGGTGGCATTAGATTTGTCGCACCAATCCATGTCGGCAGCCTAGTCGAAGTAACTGGCAAGGTTATATACACGGGTAATTCATCAATGCACATTGCACTTGAAGTAACCGCTTGTGATCCTAAGTCACTCAACAAACGTTTAACCACGCACTGTATCGTCATTATGGTTGCGGTTGATGAGGCAGGACAAAGCATTCAGGTACCGAAATGGGAACCTGAATCAGAATCTGATAAGCGCCAGTACACTGCAGCGGTTAAGCTGATGGAAATGCGCAAACAGATCGGCGAAGAAATGCAAATTTTTGTCGATTAA
- a CDS encoding HD domain-containing protein, protein MPSTRERSHASRYAALCHYLIATVLFAVYGDQVCPFLEAISPIQLMAPLLLAYPLRELLIRRIANRSGAKVTTQLTIDLALFITAGIGLAAVNWLIFDTPWHSNAKVIVGMAILGLFVAIDLALLAERQLLSDISVTDQPIERGPIVSFSQKFSLLAILIIVSMALVLFLVVNKDLDWLLSEGLALGATEARTSILFEIALIMVTFLIYSVRIVLSYAKNLTCYLAQQTAALAAVAQGDLTVRVPVVSQDEFGLMARDTNLMIERLLGYQNELKLTRDASILALASLAETRDNETGAHILRTQRYVKVLAEHLSSHPDFSAVLNFETIELLYKSAPLHDVGKVGIVDSILLKPGKLTDDEFVIMKTHAQLGSDALLVAEEQMGSNSFLRYAREIALTHHEKWDGSGYPNALRGDDIPLSGRLMALADVYDALLSKRVYKPAFSHEQAKEVILKGRGSHFDPRVVVAFEACEMEFVAIAEQFRDAVQASH, encoded by the coding sequence ATGCCAAGTACTCGAGAACGCAGTCATGCTAGTCGCTATGCAGCGCTGTGCCATTACTTGATCGCGACGGTGTTATTTGCCGTTTATGGCGATCAGGTGTGTCCGTTTCTTGAGGCTATTTCCCCGATCCAGCTGATGGCTCCTTTACTGCTTGCGTACCCTTTGCGCGAGTTACTGATCCGTCGAATAGCGAATCGTTCTGGCGCTAAGGTTACGACTCAGCTGACGATCGATTTGGCACTTTTTATCACTGCTGGCATTGGCTTGGCCGCAGTAAATTGGCTGATATTTGATACGCCTTGGCATAGTAACGCTAAGGTTATTGTTGGCATGGCGATATTAGGTCTGTTTGTTGCGATCGACTTGGCTCTATTGGCTGAACGTCAATTGTTAAGTGATATTTCTGTCACAGACCAGCCGATTGAGCGGGGGCCGATAGTCTCATTTTCTCAAAAATTTAGTCTACTCGCGATCTTGATTATCGTTAGCATGGCACTGGTGCTATTTTTGGTGGTCAATAAAGATTTAGATTGGTTATTAAGTGAAGGGTTAGCCTTAGGGGCCACTGAGGCACGCACGAGTATTTTGTTTGAAATAGCCCTAATTATGGTGACGTTTCTTATTTACAGTGTGCGTATTGTTTTGTCTTATGCCAAAAATTTAACGTGTTACTTGGCGCAACAAACCGCGGCGTTAGCTGCCGTAGCGCAAGGCGACCTAACTGTGCGAGTACCTGTGGTGAGCCAGGATGAATTTGGCTTAATGGCACGCGATACTAACCTGATGATTGAGCGCTTGTTAGGTTATCAGAACGAATTAAAATTGACCCGAGATGCTTCTATCTTAGCGCTGGCCTCATTAGCTGAAACGCGAGACAACGAAACCGGGGCCCACATTTTACGGACCCAACGTTATGTCAAAGTACTGGCTGAGCACTTAAGCAGTCATCCTGATTTTAGCGCCGTGCTTAATTTTGAAACCATTGAATTACTGTATAAATCGGCACCATTACATGATGTTGGCAAGGTTGGCATTGTCGATAGCATCCTGTTAAAACCGGGTAAATTAACCGACGACGAATTTGTCATCATGAAGACGCATGCGCAGCTAGGATCGGATGCGTTGCTGGTTGCGGAAGAACAAATGGGCAGTAATTCATTTTTACGCTATGCACGGGAAATTGCGTTAACGCACCATGAGAAGTGGGATGGTTCCGGTTATCCTAATGCTTTGCGTGGTGACGATATTCCATTGTCAGGGCGTTTAATGGCCTTAGCGGATGTTTATGATGCCTTGCTTAGCAAAAGGGTCTACAAGCCGGCATTTAGCCATGAGCAGGCTAAAGAAGTTATTTTAAAAGGTCGTGGTAGTCACTTCGATCCACGGGTAGTTGTGGCATTTGAAGCTTGTGAAATGGAGTTTGTGGCAATTGCTGAGCAATTTAGAGATGCAGTTCAGGCGAGCCATTAA
- the typA gene encoding translational GTPase TypA yields the protein MSNNITDISKLRNIAIIAHVDHGKTTLVDKLLSQSGTVETRGEAEERVMDSNDLEKERGITILAKPTAINWNDHRINIVDTPGHADFGGEVERIMSMVDSVLLLVDAVDGPMPQTRFVTQKAFAQGLKPIVVINKIDRPGARPEWVMDQIFDLFDNLGATDEQLDFTVVYASALNGWATMDLDVESDNMEPLFQAIVDNVEAPEGDAEGALQVQISQLDYNSYVGVIGVGRITRGKVAPNQQVVVSMADGTTRKAKVGTVLGYLGLERHEMDEACAGNLVAITGLGELKISDTVCAVDCVEPLPLLSVDEPTVTMTFQVNNSPFAGKEGKFVTSRNIAERLQQELIHNVALRVEAGSDSDKFKVSGRGELHLGILIETMRREGFEMAISRPEVILKEVDGVLMEPMEKVTVDVEEQHQGTVMEKLGIRKAVMYDMQLDGKGRVRIDFDMPSRGLIGFQTDFMSMTSGSGLIYHTFEEYGPHKGGNIGQRSNGVLISNATGKALTYSLFNLQQRGRLFTQHAEEVYEGQILGIHSRENDLTVTALKGKQLTNVRTSGTDEAQVLTTPIIYTLEQALEFIDDDELVEVTPKSIRIRKRLLTENDRKRANRGGPK from the coding sequence ATGTCAAATAATATTACTGATATCAGCAAGTTGCGTAACATCGCAATTATTGCTCACGTTGACCATGGTAAGACAACATTGGTTGATAAATTGTTATCGCAATCTGGTACAGTTGAAACACGCGGCGAAGCTGAAGAGCGTGTAATGGATTCGAACGATCTTGAAAAAGAACGTGGTATAACCATCTTAGCAAAACCAACTGCGATTAACTGGAATGATCACCGCATCAACATCGTTGATACTCCTGGTCACGCCGATTTCGGTGGTGAAGTTGAACGTATCATGTCGATGGTTGATTCAGTATTGCTACTAGTTGACGCAGTTGACGGCCCGATGCCTCAAACGCGCTTCGTTACGCAAAAAGCATTTGCTCAAGGCCTAAAGCCAATCGTTGTTATTAACAAGATTGACCGTCCTGGCGCTCGTCCTGAATGGGTTATGGATCAAATCTTTGATTTATTCGATAACTTAGGCGCGACTGATGAACAGCTAGATTTCACCGTAGTTTATGCTTCTGCATTAAACGGTTGGGCAACAATGGACTTAGACGTTGAGTCTGACAACATGGAACCATTGTTCCAAGCTATCGTTGATAATGTTGAAGCTCCTGAAGGTGACGCTGAAGGCGCATTACAGGTTCAAATTTCACAGCTAGATTACAACTCTTACGTTGGCGTTATCGGCGTTGGTCGTATCACCCGTGGTAAGGTTGCTCCTAACCAACAAGTTGTTGTTTCAATGGCTGACGGTACTACTCGTAAAGCTAAAGTCGGTACTGTATTGGGTTACCTAGGCTTAGAACGTCACGAAATGGACGAAGCTTGTGCGGGTAACTTAGTTGCAATCACTGGCCTTGGCGAACTAAAAATCTCTGACACTGTTTGTGCCGTTGATTGTGTTGAGCCATTACCATTGTTGAGCGTTGATGAACCAACTGTAACCATGACTTTCCAAGTAAACAACTCTCCGTTTGCTGGTAAAGAAGGTAAATTTGTTACTTCTCGTAACATTGCAGAGCGTTTACAGCAAGAGCTTATTCATAACGTTGCATTACGCGTTGAAGCAGGTTCTGACTCGGATAAGTTTAAAGTATCGGGTCGTGGCGAACTTCACCTAGGTATCTTAATCGAAACCATGCGTCGTGAAGGTTTCGAAATGGCGATTTCTCGTCCTGAAGTTATCCTCAAAGAAGTTGATGGCGTACTAATGGAGCCAATGGAAAAAGTTACTGTTGATGTTGAAGAACAGCATCAAGGCACAGTAATGGAAAAACTTGGTATCCGTAAAGCTGTAATGTATGACATGCAGTTAGACGGTAAAGGCCGTGTTCGTATCGATTTCGATATGCCTTCACGTGGTCTTATCGGTTTCCAAACTGACTTCATGTCTATGACTTCTGGTTCTGGTCTAATTTACCATACGTTTGAAGAATACGGCCCACACAAAGGCGGCAACATCGGCCAGCGTTCTAACGGCGTATTAATTTCTAACGCTACTGGTAAGGCTTTGACTTACTCGTTGTTTAACTTACAACAACGTGGTCGTTTATTTACTCAGCATGCTGAAGAAGTTTACGAAGGTCAAATCTTAGGTATTCACAGCCGTGAGAACGATTTAACTGTTACCGCTCTTAAGGGCAAGCAGTTAACTAACGTTCGTACATCAGGTACTGATGAAGCTCAGGTACTTACTACGCCAATCATTTACACCCTAGAGCAAGCTCTAGAGTTTATCGATGATGATGAGCTAGTTGAAGTAACACCAAAGAGCATTCGTATCCGTAAGAGACTTCTTACAGAAAACGATCGTAAGCGCGCTAACCGCGGTGGACCAAAATAG
- the glnA gene encoding glutamate--ammonia ligase — MSVENVFELIKENDVKFIDLRFTDTKGKEQHISIPAHQVNEDFFEDGKMFDGSSIAGWKAINDSDMVMMPDPATAVMDPFTNIPTLNIRCDILEPDTLQGYDRDPRSVAKRAEEYMRSAGFADNVLFGPEPEFFLFDDVRYKNDMNGASYSIDDKEASWNSNTKYEEGNTGHRPGVKGGYFPVSPVDSAQDIRSAMCLIMDQMGLVVEAHHHEVATAGQNEIACRFNTIVAKADEIQIYKYVVHNVAHEFGKTATFMPKPLVGDNGSGMHCHMSLAKDGENIFAGDKYGGLSETALYYIGGIIKHARALNAFTNASTNSYKRLVPGFEAPVMLAYSARNRSASIRIPVVPSPKARRIEVRFPDPTANPYLSFAALLMAGLDGIKNKIHPGEAMDKDLYDLPPEEAAEIPTVAESFDEALKALDADREFLTVGGVFSNDSIDAYIALKSEEVERLNLAVHPVEFEMYYSV; from the coding sequence ATGTCTGTAGAAAATGTTTTTGAGTTAATTAAAGAAAACGACGTAAAATTTATTGATTTACGTTTCACCGATACTAAAGGTAAAGAACAACACATTAGTATCCCAGCACATCAAGTTAATGAAGACTTCTTTGAAGACGGTAAAATGTTCGATGGTTCTTCAATTGCTGGCTGGAAAGCAATCAACGACTCAGACATGGTGATGATGCCTGACCCGGCAACAGCAGTGATGGACCCATTCACTAACATCCCAACCTTGAACATCCGTTGTGATATTTTAGAACCTGATACGTTGCAAGGTTATGACCGCGACCCTCGTTCAGTTGCTAAGCGCGCAGAAGAATACATGCGCAGTGCTGGTTTTGCTGACAATGTATTGTTTGGTCCTGAGCCAGAGTTCTTCTTGTTTGATGACGTGCGTTATAAAAACGACATGAACGGTGCTTCTTACTCTATCGATGATAAAGAAGCATCTTGGAACTCAAATACTAAATATGAAGAAGGCAATACCGGACACCGTCCAGGCGTTAAAGGCGGTTACTTCCCAGTATCTCCAGTTGATTCGGCGCAAGATATCCGTAGCGCGATGTGTTTGATCATGGACCAAATGGGCCTAGTTGTTGAAGCGCATCACCATGAAGTAGCAACAGCTGGTCAAAACGAAATTGCTTGTCGTTTTAACACTATTGTTGCTAAAGCCGATGAAATCCAAATTTATAAGTATGTTGTTCACAACGTCGCTCACGAATTTGGTAAAACTGCTACCTTTATGCCGAAGCCATTAGTGGGTGATAACGGTTCTGGTATGCACTGTCATATGTCTCTTGCTAAAGATGGCGAAAACATCTTTGCCGGTGATAAGTACGGCGGCTTGTCTGAAACAGCACTGTACTACATCGGTGGTATCATCAAGCACGCTCGTGCATTGAATGCATTTACCAATGCTTCAACTAACTCGTACAAGCGTCTGGTACCTGGTTTCGAAGCGCCGGTAATGCTTGCTTACTCTGCACGTAACCGTAGTGCATCAATCCGTATTCCGGTAGTACCATCACCGAAAGCTCGCCGCATTGAAGTTCGCTTCCCTGATCCAACGGCTAACCCATATTTATCATTTGCTGCGCTATTAATGGCTGGCCTTGACGGTATTAAAAACAAGATCCACCCAGGCGAAGCAATGGACAAAGATCTATACGATCTTCCTCCTGAAGAAGCAGCAGAAATTCCAACAGTCGCTGAGTCTTTCGACGAAGCTCTAAAAGCACTTGATGCAGATCGTGAATTCTTAACTGTTGGCGGTGTATTCTCAAACGATTCTATCGATGCTTACATTGCATTGAAGAGTGAAGAAGTTGAACGTTTAAATCTAGCTGTTCATCCAGTTGAATTTGAAATGTACTACAGCGTATAA
- the glnL gene encoding nitrogen regulation protein NR(II), with product MDHEILDQLVTSILIINNDFEICYVNAAAEQLFKQSNKRMIGIGLAELYRELSSQRQLFEQALADQQGFTDNLASLTFIDGEHITIDLCTSPIYWQQQSALLLEIRQVDQQQRISTEMQQLTQQQLAKDLVRGLAHEIKNPLGGLRGAAQLLHRQLTDESKEYTQMIMEQADRLNNLVDRLLGPNTHVSHTSHNIHQIIEKIIKLVSFELPNAIEINRDYDPSIPDITIDPEQIQQALLNIIQNAIQALGQQGKITISTRVVNQVTIGGTRHKLALAIKIIDDGPGIPPALKQTLFYPMVTGRAEGTGLGLSIAQTLIQQHHGRISFNSHAGHTEFTVTIPVKN from the coding sequence TTGGATCACGAAATTCTCGATCAATTAGTCACCAGTATTCTGATCATTAATAACGATTTTGAAATTTGTTATGTCAATGCCGCAGCCGAGCAACTCTTCAAGCAAAGTAATAAGCGCATGATTGGGATCGGCTTAGCCGAACTTTACCGTGAGTTAAGCTCACAGCGACAGCTGTTTGAACAAGCGCTAGCCGATCAACAAGGTTTCACCGATAACTTAGCCAGTCTCACTTTTATCGACGGTGAACATATCACGATCGATCTTTGCACCAGTCCTATTTATTGGCAACAACAGTCAGCACTATTGTTAGAAATTCGCCAGGTAGATCAACAGCAACGCATCTCAACCGAAATGCAGCAGTTAACCCAGCAACAATTAGCCAAAGATCTCGTGCGCGGCCTCGCCCATGAGATTAAAAACCCATTGGGCGGCTTGCGTGGCGCCGCTCAACTACTGCATCGCCAACTCACCGATGAGTCAAAAGAATATACTCAGATGATTATGGAGCAAGCCGACCGACTCAATAATTTGGTTGACCGTTTGTTAGGTCCCAATACACACGTTAGTCATACCAGTCATAATATTCATCAGATTATTGAAAAAATAATTAAATTGGTCAGCTTTGAGCTGCCTAATGCCATCGAAATTAACCGAGATTACGATCCCAGTATTCCAGACATCACCATTGATCCTGAGCAAATACAACAAGCCTTGCTTAATATCATTCAAAATGCGATTCAGGCATTAGGTCAGCAAGGAAAAATCACCATTTCGACCCGGGTTGTCAATCAAGTCACCATTGGTGGCACTCGCCATAAATTAGCCTTAGCAATAAAAATTATTGATGACGGCCCCGGTATTCCGCCCGCGTTAAAACAAACCCTATTTTATCCGATGGTAACGGGACGAGCAGAAGGCACTGGCCTTGGGTTATCAATCGCACAAACCTTAATTCAACAACATCATGGTCGGATTAGTTTTAATAGTCATGCCGGTCATACCGAGTTTACCGTAACCATTCCGGTTAAAAATTAA
- the glnG gene encoding nitrogen regulation protein NR(I), with protein MTEQVWVLDDDSSIRWVLEKALGAAKISCASFAAAESLWEALQHEQPSAIVSDVRMPDTDGMVLLQRIQQHFPEVPVIIITAHSDLDSAVSAYQSGAFEYLPKPFDIDEAISLIQRAITHSIEQSRRRKKVTKVTSAAPEIIGEAPAMQEVFRAIGRLSSSSISVLINGQSGTGKELVAKALHKHSPRKEQNFIALNMAAIPKDLIESELFGHEKGAFTGANSVRQGRFEQANGGTLFLDEIGDMPLDVQTRLLRVLADGQFYRVGGHQPISVDVRIIAATHQHLEQLVNQGDFREDLFHRLNVIRIHIPSLNERREDIPVLTKHFLLLAAKELNVEPKQLSKEAEVFLAKLAWPGNVRQLENCCRWLMVMASGQEILVSDLPPELTEANSQLTQPSDWQQALRQWCDQQLSEGNEAILEQALPAFERTVIDCALANTSGHKQLAAKKLGWGRNTLTRKLKELGIS; from the coding sequence ATGACAGAACAAGTATGGGTATTAGACGATGATAGCTCTATTCGTTGGGTCTTAGAAAAAGCGTTAGGAGCAGCCAAAATAAGCTGCGCCAGTTTTGCCGCCGCCGAGAGCCTATGGGAGGCATTGCAGCACGAACAACCCAGTGCGATAGTGTCCGATGTTCGCATGCCTGACACCGACGGCATGGTCTTGCTGCAACGAATTCAACAGCACTTTCCAGAAGTACCAGTTATTATCATTACTGCCCACTCAGATCTCGACAGTGCTGTAAGTGCTTATCAAAGTGGTGCTTTTGAGTATTTACCCAAGCCTTTTGATATTGACGAGGCGATCAGCCTGATCCAGCGTGCTATCACACACAGTATCGAGCAAAGCAGACGGCGTAAAAAAGTCACCAAAGTCACATCAGCCGCCCCTGAGATTATTGGTGAAGCACCAGCAATGCAGGAAGTATTCAGGGCTATCGGCCGACTGTCCTCGTCGAGTATTAGTGTCTTAATCAACGGTCAATCTGGAACAGGCAAAGAGCTAGTAGCCAAAGCTTTACATAAACACAGCCCACGTAAAGAGCAAAATTTTATCGCCTTAAATATGGCGGCTATTCCGAAAGACTTGATCGAGTCTGAGTTATTTGGCCATGAAAAAGGTGCCTTTACCGGCGCCAACAGCGTGCGCCAAGGTCGCTTTGAGCAAGCTAATGGGGGCACGCTGTTTTTAGATGAAATTGGCGATATGCCGCTCGATGTTCAAACAAGATTATTGCGAGTGCTGGCCGATGGTCAGTTCTATCGCGTCGGCGGTCATCAACCAATATCGGTCGATGTCCGAATTATTGCCGCAACCCACCAACATTTAGAGCAATTGGTTAACCAAGGTGACTTCCGTGAAGATTTGTTTCATCGGCTCAATGTTATCAGAATCCATATTCCGAGTTTAAATGAGCGCAGAGAAGACATCCCGGTATTAACGAAGCATTTTCTGTTGCTGGCGGCGAAAGAGCTCAATGTAGAACCGAAACAATTAAGCAAAGAAGCCGAAGTTTTCTTAGCTAAACTTGCTTGGCCCGGCAACGTCAGACAATTAGAAAACTGTTGTCGCTGGTTAATGGTGATGGCTTCAGGTCAGGAGATTTTAGTAAGCGACCTGCCTCCTGAACTGACCGAGGCAAATTCACAACTGACCCAACCTAGTGACTGGCAACAAGCATTACGTCAGTGGTGTGATCAGCAGCTGAGCGAAGGTAACGAAGCGATTCTTGAACAAGCTTTACCAGCATTTGAGCGCACTGTCATTGATTGTGCCCTCGCAAATACCTCGGGTCACAAACAGTTGGCCGCCAAGAAACTCGGCTGGGGCCGAAATACCTTAACCCGAAAATTAAAAGAGTTAGGTATTTCGTAG
- a CDS encoding Spy/CpxP family protein refolding chaperone has product MKHSTKLLLTVAMITGLGAMSAVMPAAAKMDGDRSEHRIERLTNRLDLTDQQSAQIKQLMTQHREANPRLSKTEIKDQMKAQRQQAREQLQAILGASEFDSAAVKQLLAQASEQRQAHIVGQIEIKHGIYQLLNAEQQAKYLKMIGKQMKKMQHHGKRQGKHHGGYDAEH; this is encoded by the coding sequence ATGAAACATTCAACAAAATTATTATTAACAGTTGCGATGATTACCGGCCTTGGCGCGATGAGTGCGGTAATGCCGGCTGCTGCAAAAATGGACGGCGATCGCAGTGAACACCGAATCGAACGATTGACCAATCGGTTAGATTTAACCGATCAACAATCAGCGCAAATTAAGCAGTTAATGACCCAGCACCGTGAGGCGAATCCTCGTTTGAGCAAAACCGAAATCAAAGACCAAATGAAAGCGCAGCGCCAGCAGGCTCGAGAGCAATTACAGGCGATATTGGGCGCATCAGAATTTGATTCGGCCGCGGTTAAGCAATTGTTGGCTCAAGCGAGCGAGCAGCGCCAAGCACACATTGTTGGGCAAATAGAGATCAAGCACGGTATTTATCAGCTATTAAATGCTGAGCAGCAAGCGAAGTATTTAAAAATGATCGGTAAGCAGATGAAAAAAATGCAACATCATGGTAAGCGTCAGGGCAAGCATCACGGTGGTTATGACGCCGAACATTAA